The stretch of DNA TGCTCAGTAAAACTAAGATCACCACGCCACCGTAAATAATCAAGAGAATTAGCCATAAAATCCTTCCTTTCGTATCAAGTAATTTTATATATTGTAGTGAATTTAATTTGTTAATACCAAAATAACGCTATAAAAAAAGCAATAGTTAATCCTATTGCTTGAGAAAATGGGTTATTTGCTAATACTGCTGTAACTTATTTTTTTGATATCAGGATACTTGTGCAGTGACATAATAATATCATTTTCATCAATATTATTGTTAATGACGCCATCGACAAAAAAGATAATTCGTTCATCACTAACGTAGAGAATCTTGACAGAAATATTTTCAACGTGATTGGCTTTCAATTCATCTTCAATTGTTTGCAAAATATGGTGTTCATTAACGGCCTCTATTTGGATATTGAAGCGAATACGCATAATAATTTTATCGATTAAATTATCCTCATGAAACAGCATTTGGATAATAAATAAAAATGCGGTTGCTAAAATTCCTAAGAAGTAGAGACCAGAACCAATCGACATTCCGATTGCGGCAGTTGCCCAAATTCCAGCAGCAGTTGTTAGACCCGAA from Lactobacillus sp. ESL0785 encodes:
- a CDS encoding MgtC/SapB family protein, which encodes MANLAPINAQLPWLLRVVVAALCGALIGYERAIQRKSAGVRTHIVVAFSSALFMIISKYGFYDLLQLKDTAVDPSRIAAQIVSGISFIGAGAILVKKQQVSGLTTAAGIWATAAIGMSIGSGLYFLGILATAFLFIIQMLFHEDNLIDKIIMRIRFNIQIEAVNEHHILQTIEDELKANHVENISVKILYVSDERIIFFVDGVINNNIDENDIIMSLHKYPDIKKISYSSISK